From Luteococcus japonicus, one genomic window encodes:
- a CDS encoding glycosyltransferase 87 family protein — MSSPAPESSPPSLLGTDIRRLLLGSAVPWVALWVLSRCWMLHQWAKDYTFIINDVRYYFGQLQGAQDYSTVLREYPMPVVWLLDVLRQPIDDDVSLYCLLFALLMAVLDGGFSVWLWQGRSKVAAIYWMVFTFAMGPLIWFRYDLLAGVVVGVAVFLVARRPGLSGALMALGAGIKLWPALLIAPLLGRDRSSRERLVWFSATGMGLALASLLVAGPMRLVSPLSWQSGRGLQIESAWASVPILLRAFGGPEQAGNAAVRWDVRMSPFNAFEVFGPHVETLLRLSSVAMALGVLYTGVIAVLVFREGASPDLRALACLSIVLVMLSANKTLSPQYVAWLGAVSAAWLGLAPRGKHRARATLVAVTCLAIAWATQYVYPNHYLGLIVPETADRGATAALVGRNLGLVGLTAITVWWTVEGLMTNRFAQATRVTDNIASR, encoded by the coding sequence GTGAGCTCCCCCGCCCCCGAATCCAGTCCCCCGTCCCTGCTCGGCACCGACATCCGTCGGCTGCTGCTGGGCAGTGCCGTCCCGTGGGTGGCGCTCTGGGTGCTCTCCCGCTGCTGGATGCTCCACCAGTGGGCGAAGGACTACACCTTCATCATCAACGACGTGCGCTACTACTTCGGTCAGTTGCAGGGCGCACAGGACTACTCCACGGTGCTGCGCGAGTACCCGATGCCGGTGGTCTGGCTGCTGGACGTGCTGCGCCAGCCCATCGATGACGACGTCTCGCTCTACTGCCTGCTCTTCGCGCTGCTGATGGCCGTGCTCGACGGAGGCTTCTCGGTCTGGTTGTGGCAGGGCCGCTCCAAGGTGGCGGCCATCTACTGGATGGTCTTCACCTTTGCGATGGGGCCACTGATCTGGTTCCGCTATGACCTGCTGGCCGGCGTGGTGGTGGGCGTCGCGGTCTTCCTGGTGGCCCGTCGGCCAGGGCTGTCCGGGGCCCTGATGGCCTTGGGAGCCGGCATCAAGCTGTGGCCGGCGCTGCTGATTGCCCCCCTGCTGGGGCGTGACCGTTCTTCCCGGGAACGCCTCGTCTGGTTCAGCGCGACGGGCATGGGCCTGGCCCTGGCCTCCCTGCTCGTCGCCGGCCCGATGCGGCTCGTCTCACCCCTGTCCTGGCAGTCCGGACGGGGACTTCAGATCGAGAGCGCCTGGGCGAGCGTCCCGATCCTCCTGCGCGCCTTCGGCGGGCCGGAACAGGCGGGCAATGCAGCGGTCCGGTGGGACGTGAGGATGTCTCCCTTCAATGCCTTCGAGGTCTTCGGTCCGCACGTCGAAACACTTCTTCGACTTTCCTCCGTCGCCATGGCTCTGGGTGTCCTCTACACCGGAGTCATCGCCGTGCTGGTCTTCCGGGAGGGGGCCAGCCCCGACCTGCGGGCTCTGGCCTGCCTGTCCATCGTGCTCGTCATGCTGAGCGCGAACAAGACCCTCAGCCCGCAATATGTCGCGTGGCTGGGGGCCGTCAGCGCTGCCTGGCTTGGACTCGCGCCCCGCGGCAAGCACCGGGCCAGGGCCACTCTGGTGGCCGTCACATGCCTGGCGATCGCCTGGGCCACCCAGTACGTCTACCCCAACCACTACCTCGGCCTGATCGTGCCCGAGACAGCCGACCGGGGCGCGACGGCGGCGCTCGTCGGCCGAAATCTGGGGCTCGTGGGCTTGACGGCCATCACCGTCTGGTGGACTGTTGAAGGATTGATGACAAACAGGTTTGCCCAAGCCACCCGGGTAACGGATAACATCGCATCCAGGTAG
- the rho gene encoding transcription termination factor Rho — translation MTDNVTEPSAGTGLSAKKLPELKAMASSMGIKTTGLKKADLISAIAGGGQPRSEAPDRTRRASRPAGAPEGSESKTERPVVASQPRNESQPNAEQSPAGQDERAGEQPEQRRRGRRRAEQPEGVQPQVSNTQREQEAPQGEPDVSAEVGARLAELSNQSGRQRRRRGGNADGEAQNAGQQSQDNDASTSGGNNNAGGNGGGQGNNQSSNQNNQQNSNQGNGGGNKQSNRENNRDNNRDNNRDNNRDFDDDNGGRRGRRRRQRDRGNRRQRGGNQAIDRYEAEPVISEDDVLLNIGGILDVLDSYAFVRTSGYLPGSNDAYVSLSMVRKYGLRRGDVVTGAIRQQREGERKEKFNPLVRLDTINGADPEQMKVRPEFQKLTPLYPQERLRLETTPTNMTGRIIDLVSPIGKGQRGLIVSPPKAGKTMIMQNIANAIAENNPEVHLMVVLVDERPEEVTDFQRTVAGEVIASTFDRPADDHTTISELAIERAKRLVELGHDVVVLLDGITRLGRAYNLAAPASGRILSGGVDSAALYPPKKFFGAARNIEDGGSLTILATALIETGSKMDEVIFEEFKGTGNMELRLKRNLADKRIFPAIDVDASGTRREELLLGREELAIIWKLRRVLSGMDDQQALEMLLKQMRKSQSNPEFLVQISKTTPAE, via the coding sequence GTGACTGACAATGTGACCGAGCCTTCTGCCGGCACCGGGCTGTCCGCGAAGAAGCTGCCCGAACTCAAGGCCATGGCCTCCTCCATGGGCATCAAGACGACCGGCCTCAAGAAGGCCGACCTGATCAGCGCGATCGCCGGAGGCGGCCAGCCGCGCTCTGAGGCGCCCGATCGCACTCGTCGCGCCAGCCGTCCGGCGGGGGCACCCGAGGGCAGTGAGTCGAAGACCGAGCGGCCCGTGGTGGCGTCCCAGCCGAGAAATGAATCCCAGCCGAATGCGGAGCAGTCGCCGGCCGGACAGGACGAGCGTGCGGGGGAGCAGCCGGAGCAGCGTCGTCGCGGTCGCCGGCGCGCCGAGCAGCCGGAGGGCGTTCAGCCGCAGGTCTCGAACACCCAGCGGGAGCAGGAGGCTCCCCAGGGGGAACCCGATGTCAGCGCCGAGGTCGGTGCGCGTCTGGCCGAGCTGAGCAACCAGAGCGGACGCCAGCGTCGTCGCCGTGGCGGCAATGCCGACGGCGAGGCCCAGAACGCCGGACAGCAGAGCCAGGACAATGACGCCAGCACAAGCGGTGGCAACAACAATGCCGGCGGCAATGGTGGCGGTCAGGGCAACAACCAGAGCAGTAACCAGAACAACCAGCAGAACAGCAACCAGGGCAACGGCGGGGGCAACAAGCAGAGCAACCGCGAGAACAACCGCGACAACAACCGCGACAACAACCGCGACAACAACCGGGACTTCGACGACGACAACGGCGGCCGGCGCGGGCGTCGGCGTCGCCAGCGGGACCGGGGCAACCGTCGTCAGCGGGGCGGGAACCAGGCCATCGACCGCTACGAGGCCGAGCCGGTCATCAGTGAGGACGACGTCCTGCTGAACATCGGCGGCATCCTCGACGTGCTCGACAGCTACGCCTTCGTCCGTACCTCCGGCTACCTGCCCGGCAGCAATGACGCCTATGTCTCCCTCTCGATGGTGCGCAAGTACGGCCTGCGTCGCGGCGACGTTGTCACCGGTGCGATCCGTCAGCAGCGTGAGGGGGAGCGCAAGGAGAAGTTCAACCCGCTGGTTCGTCTGGACACCATCAATGGTGCCGACCCGGAGCAGATGAAGGTCCGCCCCGAGTTCCAGAAGCTCACCCCGCTCTACCCGCAGGAACGCCTGCGCCTGGAGACGACCCCCACCAACATGACCGGCCGCATCATCGACCTGGTCAGCCCCATCGGCAAGGGCCAGCGTGGCCTGATCGTCTCGCCGCCCAAGGCTGGCAAGACGATGATCATGCAGAACATTGCGAACGCGATTGCCGAGAACAATCCCGAGGTCCACCTGATGGTGGTCCTGGTGGACGAGCGTCCCGAGGAGGTCACCGACTTCCAGCGCACCGTCGCCGGCGAGGTGATCGCCTCGACCTTCGACCGCCCGGCCGACGACCACACCACGATCAGTGAGTTGGCCATCGAGCGCGCCAAGCGCCTGGTGGAGCTCGGGCATGACGTGGTCGTGCTGCTGGACGGCATCACCCGTCTGGGGCGTGCCTACAACCTGGCCGCTCCGGCGTCGGGGCGCATCCTGTCCGGCGGTGTCGACTCGGCCGCCCTGTACCCGCCGAAGAAGTTCTTCGGTGCCGCGCGCAACATCGAGGACGGCGGCTCGCTGACCATCCTCGCGACTGCCCTGATCGAGACCGGCTCCAAGATGGACGAGGTCATCTTCGAGGAGTTCAAGGGCACCGGCAACATGGAGCTGCGGCTCAAGCGCAACCTGGCGGACAAGCGCATCTTCCCGGCCATCGACGTGGATGCCTCCGGCACGCGTCGCGAGGAGCTGCTCCTGGGCCGCGAGGAACTGGCGATCATCTGGAAGCTGCGTCGGGTGCTGTCCGGCATGGACGACCAGCAGGCCCTGGAGATGCTGCTCAAGCAGATGCGCAAGTCCCAGAGCAATCCAGAATTCCTGGTCCAGATCTCGAAGACCACGCCGGCGGAGTGA
- a CDS encoding homoserine dehydrogenase, with amino-acid sequence MNRLEPVDPAKLAPLKVALLGCGVVGSQVARVITEQAEDLTNRIGCRLELVGIAVRNLDRDFGGLDPELFTDDAKALVSRDDLDIVIEVVGGIEPTRELVLTAIDHGASIVTANKALLAQDGEALFTAAESRGVDLYFEAAVAGAIPIVRPLRESLVGDEITTVMGIVNGTTNYILDQMTTTGADFDDALAEAQRLGYAEADPTADVEGYDAAAKAAIMATLAFHTRVRGADVYREGITSVTSNDIVLARKLGCVVKMLAVLKTDVQGAVSVRVHPALVPSSHPLASVGGAYNAIFVESRDAGRLMFMGPGAGGSPTASAVMGDLVTVARNRVRGVAGPGESVYAQRAMTPMGEVETRYLVRINVVDEPGVLAAAAAIFANHNVSVQTVDQSPAVARDGEDEEIAVLAMMTHQARESDLQAVVRELEERSFTRGTVEVLRVEGK; translated from the coding sequence ATGAACAGGCTCGAACCCGTAGACCCCGCGAAGCTCGCGCCCCTGAAGGTTGCCCTGTTGGGCTGTGGCGTGGTGGGCAGCCAGGTGGCCCGCGTGATCACCGAACAGGCAGAGGACCTCACCAACCGGATCGGCTGTCGGCTCGAGCTGGTCGGCATCGCGGTGCGCAACCTGGACCGGGACTTCGGCGGCCTTGACCCGGAATTGTTCACCGATGACGCGAAGGCGCTGGTCTCGCGCGATGACCTGGACATCGTGATCGAGGTCGTCGGCGGCATCGAGCCCACCCGCGAGCTGGTGCTGACCGCCATCGACCACGGTGCCAGCATCGTCACCGCCAACAAGGCCCTGTTGGCCCAGGACGGGGAGGCACTGTTCACAGCTGCCGAGAGCCGGGGCGTCGACCTCTACTTTGAGGCGGCCGTCGCTGGCGCCATCCCGATCGTGAGGCCGCTGCGAGAGTCCCTGGTGGGTGACGAGATCACCACCGTGATGGGGATCGTGAACGGCACGACGAACTACATCCTGGACCAGATGACCACCACGGGGGCGGACTTCGACGATGCCCTCGCCGAGGCGCAGCGCCTGGGATATGCGGAGGCGGACCCCACCGCAGACGTGGAGGGCTATGACGCCGCGGCCAAGGCGGCCATCATGGCGACGCTCGCCTTCCACACCCGGGTGCGGGGTGCGGACGTCTACCGCGAGGGAATCACCTCGGTGACCAGCAACGACATCGTCCTGGCCCGCAAGCTGGGCTGCGTGGTCAAGATGCTGGCCGTCCTCAAGACCGACGTGCAGGGAGCGGTGAGCGTGCGGGTCCACCCCGCACTGGTTCCCTCCAGCCACCCGCTCGCCAGCGTCGGCGGTGCCTACAACGCCATCTTCGTGGAGAGCAGGGATGCCGGGCGGCTGATGTTCATGGGCCCCGGCGCAGGCGGCTCCCCGACCGCGTCAGCCGTGATGGGTGACCTGGTCACCGTGGCTCGCAACCGCGTTCGCGGTGTCGCTGGTCCCGGGGAGTCCGTCTACGCCCAGCGCGCGATGACCCCGATGGGTGAGGTCGAGACGCGCTACCTGGTGCGGATCAATGTCGTCGACGAGCCCGGCGTGCTGGCTGCAGCCGCCGCCATCTTCGCCAACCACAACGTCTCGGTGCAGACGGTGGACCAGTCGCCCGCCGTCGCGCGTGACGGGGAGGACGAGGAGATTGCAGTGCTGGCCATGATGACCCACCAGGCCAGGGAATCGGACCTCCAGGCCGTCGTGCGTGAGCTGGAGGAACGCAGCTTCACGCGGGGCACGGTGGAGGTCCTGAGGGTCGAGGGAAAGTGA
- a CDS encoding 2-oxoglutarate dehydrogenase E1 subunit family protein, translating into MSNNDSSSDFGANDWLIEEMYEQYKSDPSSVDAAWAAYFAKNSPAQAQQATPAAAPAPAAAPQQATPAQPEQSAPVQPEQSAQRSPNSPPQRSPNSPTQRSPNSPPRPRPPSPPRSSSARCAPRRRPRPDTPRA; encoded by the coding sequence ATGTCAAACAACGACTCCTCCAGTGACTTCGGCGCCAACGACTGGCTGATCGAGGAAATGTACGAGCAGTACAAGTCCGATCCGAGCAGCGTGGATGCCGCGTGGGCGGCCTATTTCGCCAAGAACTCGCCGGCGCAGGCGCAGCAGGCGACGCCCGCCGCCGCACCCGCTCCTGCTGCCGCCCCGCAGCAGGCCACCCCGGCGCAGCCCGAACAGTCCGCCCCGGTGCAGCCCGAACAGTCCGCCCAGCGCAGCCCAAACAGTCCGCCCCAGCGCAGCCCAAACAGTCCGACCCAGCGCAGCCCAAACAGTCCGCCCCGGCCGAGGCCCCCAAGCCCACCAAGGTCGAGCAGCGCGAGGTGCGCACCGAGACGCCGTCCACGCCCGGACACGCCTCGGGCCTGA
- the thrB gene encoding homoserine kinase — MVSLPAGRRARVRVPATSANLGPGFDCMGLAVDLVDELSAEVLEEGVEVQVTGEGADQVPRDGSHLVVRVLTESLAELGSWLPGVRLDAHNVIPHSRGLGSSAAAIVAGLALAWGLARPGEPLDLDWACRVSTRYEGHPDNACAAVLGGIVLAWPGVGDDVEVVRLEAAPGLRAIAWVPGFEVRTAGARQVLPVDVPRVDALAQAISSALLVHALTKDPSKLLDGTRDRLHQPYRAPLMQPSADLMAELRSQGIAAFISGAGPTVLAMGTPDQLAAAEDVRADGFTRHDLSLGRGVEILRG, encoded by the coding sequence ATGGTGAGCCTGCCGGCGGGGCGCCGGGCGCGAGTGCGAGTGCCCGCCACGAGCGCGAACCTGGGGCCCGGCTTCGACTGCATGGGTCTCGCGGTGGACCTGGTCGACGAGCTGTCTGCCGAGGTGTTGGAGGAGGGCGTCGAGGTGCAGGTCACCGGCGAGGGCGCCGATCAGGTACCGCGGGACGGCTCGCACCTCGTGGTGCGTGTGCTCACCGAATCCCTTGCGGAGCTGGGCTCTTGGCTGCCGGGTGTGCGCCTGGATGCGCACAACGTCATCCCACACAGCCGCGGCCTGGGTTCCTCGGCAGCCGCCATCGTGGCCGGGCTCGCCCTGGCCTGGGGGTTGGCCCGGCCGGGTGAGCCGCTGGACCTGGACTGGGCCTGTCGGGTGAGCACCCGGTACGAGGGTCACCCGGACAATGCCTGTGCGGCCGTGCTGGGCGGCATCGTGTTGGCCTGGCCCGGCGTCGGGGACGACGTCGAGGTGGTCCGCCTCGAGGCGGCACCGGGGCTCCGGGCCATCGCCTGGGTGCCCGGATTCGAGGTCCGCACCGCGGGAGCGCGACAGGTCCTGCCCGTCGACGTGCCGCGGGTGGATGCGCTGGCCCAGGCCATCAGTTCAGCCCTCCTGGTGCACGCCCTCACCAAGGATCCGTCGAAACTCCTGGACGGTACGCGGGACAGGCTCCACCAGCCCTATCGTGCTCCGCTGATGCAGCCCTCGGCGGACCTGATGGCTGAGCTGCGCTCGCAGGGGATTGCGGCCTTCATCTCCGGGGCCGGGCCCACGGTGTTGGCGATGGGCACCCCGGACCAGTTGGCGGCCGCCGAGGACGTCCGGGCGGACGGGTTCACGCGGCATGACCTGTCCCTGGGGCGCGGCGTCGAGATCTTGCGGGGCTGA
- a CDS encoding 2-oxo acid dehydrogenase subunit E2, whose protein sequence is MRTETPSTPGHASGLSANAPNPANRPKVASQEPKKTVMKGVPMRTAKAMDASLTMPVATTVRSVPMKLVIDQRTVINNFLKRSKGGKVSFTHIIGFAMVQALKAIPAMNNAYGEENGKPVLIENPSINIGLAMDLVKPDGTRNLVVPAIKGCEQLDFMQWWAAYEEVVKKGRTGKLGVEDFQGVTASLTNPGGLGTNHSVPRLMNGQGVIVGVGSIDYPPEFQGTSESRINELGVSKITTLTSTYDHRVIQGAQSGEFLRKMHRLLLGEDGFYDQIFESLRVPYPPAALGHRRQRPPLQSGAQGGPCRRADPGLPQPGPPHGRRRPAGVPPAHPPRTRAGDPRPDCVGPGPRVRGRHLRWRGPQLHDAARDPGHPA, encoded by the coding sequence GTGCGCACCGAGACGCCGTCCACGCCCGGACACGCCTCGGGCCTGAGCGCCAATGCGCCGAATCCCGCCAACCGCCCCAAGGTGGCCAGCCAGGAGCCCAAGAAGACGGTCATGAAGGGCGTGCCGATGCGCACGGCCAAGGCCATGGACGCCTCGCTGACCATGCCGGTGGCCACCACCGTGCGGTCGGTCCCGATGAAGCTGGTCATCGACCAGCGCACCGTGATCAACAACTTCCTCAAGCGCTCGAAGGGTGGCAAGGTCAGTTTCACCCACATCATCGGCTTCGCGATGGTGCAGGCGCTCAAGGCCATCCCGGCCATGAACAATGCCTACGGCGAGGAGAACGGCAAGCCCGTCCTGATCGAGAACCCGTCGATCAACATCGGTCTGGCCATGGACCTCGTCAAGCCCGACGGCACCCGCAACCTGGTCGTGCCCGCCATCAAGGGCTGCGAGCAGCTCGACTTCATGCAGTGGTGGGCCGCCTACGAGGAGGTCGTCAAGAAGGGCCGTACCGGCAAGCTCGGTGTCGAGGACTTCCAGGGCGTCACCGCCTCGCTGACCAATCCCGGTGGCCTGGGCACCAACCACTCGGTGCCCCGCCTGATGAATGGCCAGGGAGTCATCGTCGGCGTCGGATCCATCGACTACCCGCCGGAGTTCCAGGGCACCAGCGAGAGCCGGATCAACGAGCTGGGCGTCAGCAAGATCACCACGCTGACCTCCACCTATGACCACCGCGTCATCCAGGGCGCACAGTCCGGTGAGTTCCTGCGCAAGATGCACCGGCTGCTGCTGGGCGAGGACGGTTTCTACGACCAGATCTTCGAGAGCCTGCGCGTCCCCTACCCGCCCGCTGCGTTGGGACACCGACGTCAGCGCCCACCGCTACAGTCAGGTGCCCAAGGAGGCCCGTGTCGTCGAGCTGATCCAGGCCTACCGCAGCCTGGGCCACCTCATGGCCGACGTCGACCCGCTGGAGTACCGCCAGCGCACCCACCCCGAACTCGAGCTGGAGACCCACGGCCTGACTGTGTGGGACCTGGACCGCGAGTTCGCGGTCGGCACCTTCGCTGGCGAGGCCCGCAGCTACATGACGCTGCGCGAGATCCTGGACATCCTGCGTGA
- the rpmE gene encoding 50S ribosomal protein L31 encodes MKQGIHPDYVETTVTCTCGNTFTTKSTNKSGSLSADVCAACHPFYTGKQKILDTGGRVARFERRYAKK; translated from the coding sequence ATGAAGCAGGGTATTCACCCCGATTACGTGGAGACCACGGTGACTTGCACCTGTGGCAACACGTTCACCACCAAGAGCACCAACAAGTCCGGCTCGCTGAGCGCCGACGTGTGTGCGGCCTGCCACCCGTTCTACACGGGCAAGCAGAAGATCCTCGACACCGGTGGCCGCGTGGCCCGCTTCGAGCGTCGTTACGCCAAGAAGTAA
- a CDS encoding glycosyltransferase family 87 protein encodes MSQTSTSEQASFLTPTSPWRAWWDSERLNDARLMKKVWLFSRIVLFLEWAAMLFTLGDTRYYHENITRMGLNGPQSTMIEYPTPVLWLLKLPDLVSFGHRWAYVAAFFCLMFLLDAAFTWTLWHDAGRLRGKAVAFWSAFVPLVGTTAYLRFDIITAVLAGWALLLLRKKQPVASGAMIGIGAAIKLWPALLWPALLGDREHGSPRRNRLLTSLGFWGSGCLLAIASLVWAGWDRLVSPLGWQGQRGLQIESVWATIPMLWRMMTPETFWVAVSDFNAWEISGPATELFQTLASAAMALGLLATVACYLLWLRRGDQRLIEGAALMLLVIFVMIVANKTFSPQYIIWVGGPLAAGWAMASENPKGSHRARSDEHHLAEISEWTLVITLLTQIIYPIGYASLVGHRPGMHGATLVLAARNVVLCWVLFKIAAWIWSFLHPRQIEATRLATDAER; translated from the coding sequence GTGAGCCAGACTTCCACCAGTGAACAAGCCAGCTTCCTCACCCCCACCTCACCGTGGCGGGCCTGGTGGGACTCGGAACGGCTCAACGATGCCCGCCTGATGAAGAAGGTGTGGCTGTTCAGCCGCATCGTCCTCTTCCTTGAATGGGCAGCCATGCTCTTCACCCTGGGAGACACTCGCTACTACCACGAGAACATCACCCGGATGGGCCTCAACGGCCCCCAGTCGACGATGATCGAATACCCCACCCCCGTCCTGTGGCTGCTCAAGCTCCCGGACCTGGTGAGCTTCGGCCACCGGTGGGCCTATGTGGCCGCCTTCTTCTGCCTGATGTTCCTGCTGGACGCCGCCTTCACCTGGACGCTGTGGCACGACGCTGGGCGGCTGCGCGGCAAGGCCGTCGCCTTCTGGTCCGCCTTCGTACCTCTCGTGGGCACCACCGCCTACCTGCGTTTCGACATCATCACGGCTGTCCTGGCCGGCTGGGCCTTGCTCCTGCTGCGCAAGAAGCAACCCGTCGCGTCGGGCGCGATGATCGGGATCGGCGCGGCAATCAAGCTCTGGCCGGCGCTGCTGTGGCCAGCGCTCCTGGGGGACCGGGAGCACGGCTCACCACGGCGAAACCGGTTGCTCACCAGCCTCGGCTTCTGGGGATCGGGATGCCTGCTCGCGATCGCCAGTCTGGTCTGGGCCGGCTGGGACCGGCTCGTCTCCCCCCTGGGCTGGCAGGGTCAGCGCGGACTGCAGATCGAGAGCGTGTGGGCCACGATCCCGATGCTGTGGCGGATGATGACCCCCGAGACCTTCTGGGTGGCCGTCAGCGACTTCAACGCGTGGGAGATCTCCGGGCCCGCCACCGAGCTCTTCCAGACCCTCGCCTCCGCGGCAATGGCGCTGGGCCTGCTGGCCACTGTGGCCTGCTACCTGCTGTGGCTGCGCCGCGGGGACCAGCGCCTGATCGAGGGAGCTGCCCTGATGCTGCTGGTCATCTTCGTGATGATCGTGGCCAACAAGACATTCAGTCCGCAGTACATCATCTGGGTGGGTGGCCCGCTGGCCGCGGGCTGGGCCATGGCCAGCGAGAACCCCAAGGGCAGCCACCGGGCCCGCAGCGACGAGCACCATCTGGCGGAGATCAGCGAGTGGACGCTGGTGATCACCCTGCTGACCCAGATCATCTACCCCATCGGATATGCGTCGCTGGTGGGTCACCGGCCCGGCATGCACGGCGCCACGCTGGTGCTGGCCGCCCGCAATGTGGTCCTGTGCTGGGTACTGTTCAAGATCGCGGCGTGGATCTGGAGCTTCCTGCATCCGCGCCAGATCGAGGCCACCCGGTTGGCCACAGACGCCGAACGCTGA
- the lysA gene encoding diaminopimelate decarboxylase produces MTHTHVAGSIHADATAAGPQWLNRPTDVNELDPALWSASVERVDGGEVSVAGLGVKEIAEEVGTPAYVVDEADFRARAAAFREAFAGWQVYYAGKSFLTRSVARWIREEDLYLDVCSGGELTVALAGGMDPARIGLHGNNKSVDELALALSKGVGRIIVDSLDEIGRIEQLCAANGWRARVMVRVTTGVEAHTHEYIATAHEDQKFGFSITNGQAMVAMVRCHYSEHMDLLGIHSHIGSQIFDTHGFEVAARRTMKLLAQFAAATGTELPELDLGGGFGIAYTHADTPATPDALATSLREIVEHEARGYNIAIPQISIEPGRAISGPTTMALYTVGTVKVVDIDGGQNRVYVSIDGGMSDNIRPALYAAEYSAAVVSRASRAEPVLCRVVGKHCEGGDILVRDVFLPADIAPGDLLAVPASGAYSRAMASNYNMLTKPPVVAVRDGELTTLLRRESLEDLMSLDVGN; encoded by the coding sequence ATGACGCACACCCATGTCGCCGGCTCCATCCATGCCGACGCCACCGCGGCGGGACCGCAGTGGCTCAACCGCCCCACCGACGTCAACGAACTCGATCCCGCGCTGTGGAGCGCTTCGGTCGAGCGTGTCGATGGAGGAGAGGTGAGCGTGGCTGGTCTGGGCGTCAAGGAGATCGCCGAAGAGGTGGGCACTCCCGCCTATGTGGTCGACGAGGCGGACTTCCGCGCAAGGGCTGCCGCCTTCCGTGAGGCCTTTGCCGGTTGGCAGGTCTACTACGCAGGCAAGAGCTTCCTGACCCGGAGCGTGGCGCGCTGGATCCGGGAGGAGGACCTGTACCTCGACGTGTGCAGCGGGGGAGAGCTCACGGTGGCCCTGGCCGGCGGCATGGACCCGGCACGCATCGGCCTGCATGGCAACAACAAGTCCGTCGACGAGCTGGCCCTGGCCTTGTCGAAGGGTGTGGGCAGGATCATCGTCGACTCGCTGGACGAGATCGGCCGGATCGAACAGCTCTGTGCGGCCAATGGCTGGCGCGCCCGGGTGATGGTGCGGGTGACCACCGGCGTGGAGGCACACACCCACGAGTACATTGCCACCGCGCACGAGGACCAGAAGTTCGGCTTCAGCATCACCAATGGGCAGGCGATGGTCGCAATGGTGCGCTGCCACTACAGCGAGCACATGGACCTGCTGGGGATCCACTCACACATCGGCTCGCAGATCTTCGACACCCACGGCTTCGAGGTGGCTGCCCGCCGCACCATGAAGCTCCTGGCCCAGTTCGCCGCGGCGACCGGGACGGAGCTGCCCGAGTTGGACCTCGGTGGCGGCTTCGGCATCGCGTACACCCATGCCGACACCCCCGCAACGCCCGACGCCCTGGCCACCAGTCTGCGGGAGATCGTCGAGCATGAGGCGCGCGGATACAACATCGCCATCCCACAGATCAGCATCGAACCGGGCCGCGCCATCAGCGGCCCCACCACCATGGCGCTCTACACCGTGGGTACGGTGAAGGTGGTCGACATCGACGGGGGACAGAACCGGGTCTACGTGAGCATCGACGGTGGGATGAGTGACAACATCCGTCCCGCCCTCTATGCCGCTGAGTACTCGGCGGCCGTCGTCTCGCGCGCCTCCCGGGCCGAGCCCGTCCTGTGCCGCGTGGTCGGCAAGCACTGTGAGGGTGGCGACATCCTGGTCCGCGACGTCTTCCTGCCCGCGGACATCGCCCCCGGAGACCTGCTGGCGGTTCCCGCGTCGGGTGCCTACTCCCGGGCGATGGCCAGCAACTACAACATGCTGACCAAGCCTCCGGTCGTCGCGGTGCGCGACGGCGAACTGACCACATTGCTGCGCCGTGAGAGCCTCGAGGACCTGATGAGCCTCGACGTCGGCAACTGA